The region TAGTTttattcccgttgcaacgcacgggcatttccaaaaatgttcgttaaatcaaaaaaagttcatcaaattcaataactattccacccaatttctaaaaaaagttcatcgattataGAATATTTGCCAGTTCAGGAAAATtgcttaaaaatgttcacaatttttaagaaatgtttgtaaatagcaaaaaatgttcataaattaaaaaaatgttcttgattgtagaaaatgttcagaaatttgtaatagtatgttgtttgcgatttcaaatatgtgcatgagtttaacaaattgttcataattccaaaatgttcatgatttcgtgaaattgagagagatattgtatctcggtgatgcagcGAAATGTGATCATGACCATTGGAAATTATAAAAAAaaaatctcccgttgcaacgcacgggcccttttgctagtctcTCCCAAATTGTCTCTTTCCATCCCACGCTCAGCTCACCATCCAAATCCATCGTGCCGCCGTTGTTCCTTTCTCCCTACATTGCTTCAATCATCTCGCCGGCTAGCTCCACCCCGGGCCGCCTCTTTTCTCTCCGGTAACACCGCCTTGGTCGCATCGCCCAACTGCCCCCACTACTCGACCACGCCGGAGCGCCATCCCCTGATTTGACATGCGACCCATCCATCATCAACGCGGTGCTCGTCACACCAGGCTGCCCCAAGGATCACCAAGATGCCGGAGGATGCAGGTTGGTTCCTATCATATTGTTGTAGATATGTTCATATCTTTCTATTTTGCATGCTGATCCCTGTCAAAACTGCACTTCCATCGTGTATAAGACCACAAAAAAATCTTCcagttttggtatttttgtatgTACAAACATGCAATCCTTTGTTAGTGTAATATTAGTTAATGTTAATTCTTGGTGACTCTCAAATTTGTACGCTTCCTGTTATGACGAATTGTGTTAATGTAGTACAACTTTCATGCTTTGGAGTTTCGGCCGATGCTTCCATATTAAACTACATATGCTTTATTGGTTAGAAAAAGTTTGCTTCCATAGTCCCCATATTTTTTGGTGACTTTGGCATGTAGGCCACATGAGTATGCATCCCCATATTGGTGGCACTGTTAGTTGATTTCCATTTTCGATTGTATATGTTTCCTATCAAAATGAGTTGTTGACACCACTTTGTTCATGCTTCCTAGTTATAGAGCTTCCACATTGTACCATATATGCTTCGTCGGTCTAGATAATTGCTTCCATCTCTCAACCAAGTCCTGTGAATTTTGAATTTAGATCATATAAACATGCATCCCATTTTGGCTGCAGTCTTAGTTTGTTTTCATTCCCAATTGTCCATGCTTCCAATTTAACTGAGCCATATGGTGATAGCACATTTGTATGCTTCCTACTAGTTGAGGTTTAAAATCGTACTTCATACTCTTGTTTATTTCTCATGCATGCTGCGCACAGTCTCCTATATTTCTTGTCAGTCATGCTGCTTCAAAAATGCTGCTATAATATGATTTTGAATATGCTTACATACTTGGAGATGTTCGTATTAGCTGATCGATTGGCACTTTTTAATTTCAGTTCATGGCTTTGTCATCGTGAAGTGGCTTGATACAGATTGTGTCTGCATGAGTTGCCATATGGTGTTTCGTTTCAATGAGATTGTGAGAGGGCCCAAGCCACGACGGAGAGCCCTTATTCCCAGATGTTGTTCTTGGAAGCTGAAAATATTTATGCGAAGCCGCACTGTTGTATGGTTTTTGAAACAAACAAGACTAATGTGGGAAACTAAGAATTTGGGCGGTCAAACTAACCATTGTGTACAATGTGACATTTCAAATTCTGATTGATAAATGATTTGTAATGACGTAAGAATTTTAAATTATGAGCTCTTGTAGCATGATCATAGTGATAGTAACCAAAGGAGGAGGGAAGCATGTCTGTAGCATGTTCTAAACATTCCAAATAAAATAGGAAGCATTGTAATAGTCCATGAATACAAGCAAGCAAATCTGCAGGTCTTTGGAAACATTTTTACGAAATTATGAAGCCATGTAATGTTGTTTATAAGGTTCGTACCAAAATATGTTATCTAAAAGGCTACTGAGTTGGTAGAAAATTTTCAGGTCTTACCAATCACTTAGAAGAACGAGTGATGTATTGTGAATTAATAGGAAAAGCTAACTTAGTTCAGAAAATCAGGCGTGATTCTTGGCAGTTGTTATTCGAGACTAAATCATACGGGATCAAATTTTTAGATACATCTTTTGTACGGAAACAAATCACAACTGTGTGGGAAGCAAACTTCGATGCATCGGAAACAAAAAAATGTTGTGGATATATCCTCCCTAAAATAAGAGGGAATGGATACGTAACAGTGAAGAATAAAATGGAAGCAGTTATTTCCTGAGTGATTTTCGGGATGATACTTTCCTTTAGGAAGCAATTAATGGCCGCATTAACTGGAAACGGCCTGGGGTGCACACTTTCATGGAAGAAATCCAACGATCCAGACTCTCTATATCCAACGGTAGCATACTAGTCTGATGGATGCTTAGGAATcagtagtactcccttcatttttatatacaaggccacaaactcatattacatgtATCAAGATAAATTTTAATGCATACTTTGCAAACCAGCTTTTCTTCTAGTTTACTGTGGTCATTAATACCCAACATGCATGCAAGGAAATTGAGTGGAGAAAGGAGCCAGTGTCATTATGactgcatgcatgcaagtattaaacaggTTGTTAGTATGAAAAACTATCATTAATTCTTtcctcgattactgttggtggccttgtataaatgcaaaacgtatattccatagtggccttgtataagtaaatgaaaGGAGCATGCAATATTGCCCGTCTTTTTGATCCATAATGTCATCTTGCTAACCGACCAACTACCACCGGCCAACAACCCACCTATGAGTCGATGAGTTTGGTTCTTCGCTGGTGCAATTCCATGAGTCTCATTCCGTGTGAATTAAGATCATTCCTGAAATTTTGTCCACCCCCTAGCCCAAGAAACCCATACACCCCCACACATTTTTTTacgaaaatgttaacgcccacatatgtgggcgtttgcacatcgcccacacgcctccatcattactcattttgccacgtatgaatagatgacatcagcagaattttttttggttttcggcttaaaaatgttgtatctcctaaataaaaaagcgaactaaaaatccgttttcaccattaaatccgtctcgacgagatcttcaaaactagacctcatattgatatgttttgacgaatttttttttgccagaagttgccacgatgtttacactgcagttgccatagggcttaaactaaagttgccatgtggcaattttagtttgtagatcatggcaattttagtattttgatgatggcaagtCCAGTacattgaccatgaaaattattttttgtatgaaccatgtcaATTTTacatgcatgtatcatggcaattttagtttatggttcatggcaagtctagtttcttaattccccgttttataaatgtcaaaatttacttttaaatgtagaaaaagtagctgaaacatatcatggcaacttcagtgtaaacatcatggcaattcatatgcaatagacatggcaacttttaatccaaaaaaaattcatcaaaacaggatttagtttcgaagatctcatcccgagggatttaatggtgaaaacggattttcaatcggatttttcgtttaagagataaaacattttaaaaactgaaaatccaaaaagattcctacATGCAtacatgcgatgacgtggcaatctatTTACATTAGAAACGTGGTAGTTAGCGCGACCCTTTTTTTTGAGGGGTACACACATATATTCTTGATCTTAGGGTTGTTTACAGATTTATAGGCATTGGCGGGACGAGTAGGTCAATGCAAGATCAAGGACTATGCACGTACATAAAAGCCTATTTTTAGGGACCGTCTACAGGAAAGTTCCCTGATTTTTTTTTTGCGTGTCCAGGTCAGATACACATCTATATGCAAGCTTCGCTTGCTGGATGACGCTAGATGCACGTGCACACCTAGGCTCATCTTATCTTCGAGGTTTCTGAGTGTGCGGCTTCAACCTGATTAGAAATGAACAAGCAGCTGGAAGTTTCAAATCTGGACTCGTGGCTTATAGAAATCTTCATCTTGTTTTCCCGAGTAAACCATAGTGCGTATAGTACCTTTTTACTCGACAACAAAATAATATGAAAATCACTTGCAGTATATGTATACAGAAAATATATTTGGTCGTATCCAAAGCGGATATGACCACGTGGTAACTCAAAGAAGAAATGAAACAAAACTGAAAAAGAAAGAAGACCACGTTTCTTTCTAAACAAAAAATAATTATACGAGTCATTTTACcttacataaaaaataataatacaagCAAACTCTTTCTAAGGAAGCATGAACTAGGGGAGTGGTTTATccttaaaataaaaaagaaataataaaagtaagacTATGCAACTATGCCTAACATGAAAAAATGATAAAAACTTACTACCAAACTAGGCCTATTAGACTTTTTTTTAGAGGAGCACCCGGCCCTCTGCAACCGAAAAATAGTAGTCCATCAGATACATAGCCTTGGTCCGAAACATAACCGAAACTGACCCAGTACCTTATAAGAGACAAGACAAATAAattgaataataataataaataaataaataaataaataaatgaaatttCTGAAGGAAGAATTAATTAGTGGTTATTATCCTTTAagtaaaaaatgaaaaagaaagcaAATAATGGCAACAAATGTGCACATAGTTTACAAAGAAATTGCACTTTTTATAATATGTAGTACAATACTAATGTAACAGTATGATATAGTAATTTCGACAGCGCCATTTGCAATGGCAAACTATAGATGAATAATGTTTAATTCCTCCTAAATATAGCATCGAGAAATGGAGGGGGTTTTTTCATAGTAAAATTTATTTAAATATTGTTAGGGTAAGAGATAATTTTATTAGGCCACGGTAATGTTGACGGGCCTATCAAAGATCCAACTAAATGGGATGGATGCTGTGGGCTGGCCCTTCTTGTCATTACGTTCGTGGGCCTTCTTCTCCAACCTTCGGATTTTTTGTGGGAGTGCGCACACATAGTCCCCCGCGCGCCTACCCTCGTCGGAGAGCCCGGCGGCCACCAGCTCTTCCACTCCCCACTGATTTATGAGATGCTCTAAAATGTTGCGGTAGTCGGAGGCAGTGTAAATGCCGGCCTGCTGTGCCACGGCCCCGTATTGCGTGAAGAGGTCGCTATCGCGTCCGTCAGTCATAAGGGAGGCCGGCATGATGATCCGACGACGCAGCATGTACGCCAGTGCGCGCACTGCGCCATCTGGGTCGATCTCAAACAGCTTCCCCACGATGCGCGTGTAGGCCAGCTCGTGGCGCTTCTCGTCGGCGGCGATGGCGCCACATATACGCGCGAGCAACAGGTCGCCATGCTCCTTGGCGCGCCGCGCCGTGTTGCCATGGGAGATGGAGGTGGCGCGCTCCTGGAAGGCGACGTAGATGAAGCCGTGGTAGGGGCTCCGCGCGGCGTTCATGACCATGCCGGACTGGATGAGGTTGTGGATCGTCCTCTTGACCTGCCGCATGTCAACGCGGCCGGAGAGGAAGAGGTACTTGTTGAGCACGTCGCCGTGGCGGTTCTCCTCGGCTGACCAGCCGCGGATCCAGCGTGCCCAGGCCGTACCGCTGGAGCCGGTGAGGTCGCGCACGGCCTCGAAGCGGTTGGGTATACTCTGGTACGTCGGCAGCGCCTCCTCCGTCACCATGTTCCCCACGAGGCAGACGAGGTGCGCGTCGGGCAGGCTGGCCGCGCGCGCGTTGATATCGGAGCACGCCGCGTGAAAGCCGTCGGCGCCCAGCGACGCCAGGTCCGGCAGCAAGTCCGTCGGCTGCCATGCCACCTCCGCGGGCTTAAGGAGCGGCACCACATTCACCTCCGCCCAAGGCTCCAGATGATCGAACACCTCTAGCTTCGCCGGCTCCAGGTACATGAGCCATTCATCGTCGGTGCCCTCCTCTTCGTGCCTAACCGCAACGGCGGCGCTCCGGCCGGTGCGCGTGCTTCTCTTACTGCATCTCCTGCGTAAAATCAAGCAGTGATCCATTGCATGCATCGATACACTAATCTAAGTTTCAACTAAATTGTACATATGCACGATACGTACCAGTAGGTGATGTTGGCCACTTGGAGGCCTATATTATTCCCtgttcttgtccatggcatcgctagTGGACAAGCATGTCTGAGGAGCCATGAGCTTTGCGACGTCGCCATATCACACTCTGTTTTCTAACTAGATGAAACGCGAGCTCGTCCGCTCCTGTGGATTTTCGATGGAAGGTATATCTTCCTTTTGCGTCGGTGGAGCATATTTATAGAGCAGCTTCACTCCACCATGAGTCAAGTGCTGGGTTCTGGCAAAAAAAAAAGTGCTGGAATAAACATTTAAACTAGCAATCAAGCTGATGAACATTGTCTGCTCTCTTCAGCGTGTTGAGCGCGTGGAGCTCTGTGGCCTCTAGACATAGCCATTTGGAGATGGTAGCACGAATTGTGTTCAACAAATATGGATGCCGGTCCAGTAATTAGATTAGTCAAGCATTAGTGTGTCATGTAATCTTGTGCCATTAACGACCGTTTCACCTAACGTGGTAGTTTGCTAAGTTGTCGTTTTTGGAAACTCGGCAATGTCTATTTAAATGTTTCTCGATTCGGCGACAAAATCTATGATTGCTTACAACTGTCCAACCGAGCTTGTTTGACGAGAACTCGGCAAACACAACGCTGAG is a window of Triticum dicoccoides isolate Atlit2015 ecotype Zavitan chromosome 2B, WEW_v2.0, whole genome shotgun sequence DNA encoding:
- the LOC119362151 gene encoding acyl-[acyl-carrier-protein] desaturase 7, chloroplastic-like, translating into MATSQSSWLLRHACPLAMPWTRTGNNIGLQVANITYWRCSKRSTRTGRSAAVAVRHEEEGTDDEWLMYLEPAKLEVFDHLEPWAEVNVVPLLKPAEVAWQPTDLLPDLASLGADGFHAACSDINARAASLPDAHLVCLVGNMVTEEALPTYQSIPNRFEAVRDLTGSSGTAWARWIRGWSAEENRHGDVLNKYLFLSGRVDMRQVKRTIHNLIQSGMVMNAARSPYHGFIYVAFQERATSISHGNTARRAKEHGDLLLARICGAIAADEKRHELAYTRIVGKLFEIDPDGAVRALAYMLRRRIIMPASLMTDGRDSDLFTQYGAVAQQAGIYTASDYRNILEHLINQWGVEELVAAGLSDEGRRAGDYVCALPQKIRRLEKKAHERNDKKGQPTASIPFSWIFDRPVNITVA